A single region of the Salipaludibacillus sp. LMS25 genome encodes:
- a CDS encoding D-alanyl-D-alanine carboxypeptidase family protein yields MGFTSAEETTLEFAEEATSAILMERDTGTVLFDKNSHERLPPASMTKIMTMLLIMEAIDEGRLNWDDKVRTSERAASMGGSQIFLEPGEEMTVKDMMKGIAIVSGNDASVAMAEHLAGSEKEFVRLMNERAKELGLTNTLFANSNGLPAENHYSSAYDLALMGKALLQHEKITEFTSIYEDYLREESSDPFWLVNTNKLIKFYPGVDGLKTGYTEEAKYCLTASANKDGMRMISVVMGAPATKDRNRYITEMFDYAYSQFELHNRYQPEDILAEAKIDKGARRSVELVPATPISLLIKKGQSLEGLTEKVTVSDHVRAPVKKGDQLGIITLHQEGKEILSQPLVAQDDIKEASIWQLMKRAKDALAGRVS; encoded by the coding sequence ATAGGATTCACTTCAGCAGAAGAAACGACTCTTGAATTCGCTGAAGAAGCGACGTCAGCTATCTTAATGGAAAGAGACACAGGCACCGTTTTATTTGATAAAAATAGTCATGAAAGGCTCCCACCAGCGAGCATGACGAAAATTATGACGATGTTACTGATCATGGAAGCTATCGATGAAGGAAGACTTAATTGGGATGATAAAGTTAGAACAAGCGAACGGGCAGCTTCTATGGGCGGCTCACAAATTTTTCTTGAACCGGGAGAAGAAATGACAGTAAAGGACATGATGAAAGGCATTGCAATTGTCTCTGGTAATGATGCATCCGTTGCCATGGCAGAACATTTAGCAGGGTCTGAAAAGGAATTCGTTCGTTTAATGAATGAGAGAGCAAAAGAATTAGGGTTAACGAACACCTTATTCGCTAATTCTAACGGCCTTCCAGCAGAGAACCACTATTCTTCCGCGTATGACCTTGCTTTAATGGGGAAAGCACTATTGCAGCATGAAAAAATCACTGAATTTACAAGCATTTATGAGGACTACTTACGGGAAGAATCCTCAGACCCCTTTTGGCTTGTCAATACGAATAAGCTTATAAAGTTCTACCCCGGAGTAGATGGCTTAAAAACTGGTTATACAGAAGAGGCAAAGTATTGTCTTACAGCTAGTGCAAATAAAGATGGCATGAGAATGATTTCAGTCGTCATGGGTGCTCCGGCTACAAAAGACCGTAATCGTTATATCACTGAGATGTTTGATTATGCTTACAGTCAATTCGAATTACACAATCGCTATCAGCCTGAAGACATACTCGCTGAAGCAAAAATTGATAAAGGGGCGAGGAGAAGTGTAGAGCTAGTTCCAGCAACTCCTATCTCATTATTAATAAAAAAAGGCCAATCATTAGAAGGCTTGACAGAGAAAGTGACAGTGAGTGATCATGTGAGAGCTCCAGTAAAAAAAGGAGATCAATTAGGAATCATTACTCTCCATCAAGAAGGTAAAGAGATTCTAAGCCAGCCGTTAGTAGCACAGGACGATATAAAAGAGGCGAGTATTTGGCAGCTTATGAAGCGCGCAAAAGACGCATTGGCGGGCCGTGTTTCGTAA
- the spoIIAA gene encoding anti-sigma F factor antagonist yields MSLLIDLEQKGDILCVRLVGELDHHTAVKLRDRVDTALNEQGLTHVLLNLEKLTFMDSSGLGVVLGRYKKVQAINGEMVVCCLSQQVRRLFELSGLFKIVTFTANEREALNSLGAAS; encoded by the coding sequence ATGAGTTTACTGATTGATTTAGAGCAAAAAGGTGACATTCTTTGTGTCAGGCTCGTAGGAGAATTAGACCATCACACAGCTGTTAAACTAAGGGACAGGGTAGACACAGCCTTGAATGAACAAGGGTTAACACATGTTCTACTCAATCTAGAAAAACTAACCTTTATGGATAGTTCTGGTTTGGGGGTTGTGCTTGGTCGTTATAAAAAAGTCCAAGCAATTAATGGGGAAATGGTCGTTTGTTGTTTATCTCAGCAAGTAAGACGATTATTTGAATTATCTGGCCTTTTTAAAATTGTCACGTTCACGGCCAATGAAAGGGAAGCGTTGAACAGTTTGGGGGCTGCTTCATGA
- the spoIIAB gene encoding anti-sigma F factor, translating to MRNRMELSFTAVSANESFARVSVAAFVAQLDPTMDELTEIKTVVSEAVTNAIIHGYGENDEGVVYVEVELVDGTVHLIVRDEGIGISNLDEARQPLYTSKPELERSGMGFTIMENFMDDVSVESGPLEGTAVTLVKRLSKQNVLCN from the coding sequence ATGAGAAATCGAATGGAATTATCTTTTACAGCTGTAAGCGCCAACGAATCATTCGCAAGAGTTTCAGTAGCTGCTTTTGTAGCTCAATTAGATCCCACAATGGATGAATTAACTGAAATAAAAACGGTTGTAAGTGAAGCCGTAACGAATGCGATTATTCACGGTTACGGGGAAAACGATGAAGGGGTTGTTTATGTCGAGGTTGAATTAGTAGACGGGACTGTCCACTTAATTGTCCGTGATGAAGGAATAGGTATTTCAAACTTGGATGAGGCAAGACAGCCATTATATACTTCAAAGCCGGAACTGGAACGAAGTGGTATGGGATTTACAATTATGGAGAACTTTATGGATGACGTTTCAGTTGAATCGGGCCCACTAGAGGGCACGGCCGTCACACTTGTCAAACGCCTGTCAAAACAAAATGTACTCTGTAATTGA
- the sigF gene encoding RNA polymerase sporulation sigma factor SigF, with the protein MNVEFKGNQKKYLKDDEVKKLIAEAQQGNQEARDRLVSHNTRLVWSVVQRFLNRGYDQEDLFQIGCIGLIKSVDKFDLSFDVKFSTYAVPMIIGEIQRFLRDDGTVKVSRSIKETANHIRKMSDELAKTFGRVPTIQEIAEKLDISPEEVVFAQEANRQLASIHETVYENDGDPITILDQISDENDTKWFDKIALKDEIDRLSEREKLIIFLRYYKDQTQSQVADRLGISQVQVSRLEKKILIQLKEQLNE; encoded by the coding sequence ATGAATGTAGAATTTAAAGGTAATCAGAAGAAATATCTAAAAGATGATGAAGTAAAAAAGTTAATTGCAGAAGCCCAACAAGGTAACCAAGAAGCTCGGGACCGTCTCGTCAGCCACAATACACGGCTAGTATGGTCAGTCGTACAGCGCTTTTTAAATAGGGGATATGATCAAGAGGATTTATTTCAAATTGGGTGTATCGGGTTGATTAAATCAGTAGATAAATTTGATTTATCGTTTGATGTTAAATTTTCTACGTATGCTGTTCCTATGATTATAGGTGAAATTCAACGTTTTCTGCGCGATGATGGTACCGTAAAAGTAAGCCGTTCAATTAAAGAAACAGCAAATCATATTCGCAAGATGAGTGATGAATTAGCAAAAACGTTTGGTAGAGTGCCAACAATTCAAGAGATTGCAGAAAAGTTAGACATAAGCCCTGAAGAAGTAGTATTTGCCCAAGAAGCCAATCGACAACTAGCCTCTATTCACGAAACAGTCTATGAAAATGATGGTGACCCTATTACTATTCTCGATCAGATCTCTGATGAGAATGATACGAAGTGGTTTGATAAGATAGCGTTAAAAGATGAAATTGACAGACTATCAGAGCGCGAAAAATTAATCATCTTTCTAAGGTATTATAAGGATCAGACGCAATCACAAGTCGCCGACAGACTTGGAATCTCTCAAGTACAGGTGTCACGATTGGAAAAGAAAATTCTTATTCAATTGAAAGAACAGCTCAACGAATAA
- a CDS encoding spore germination protein — MSREGLDETKIDHPFVTDIHENERRIIERVGIGESFDVGIRKIHVLDKEVQFYFVNGLCDIEYIIELLKELMFLDATERKRTKVREQIENRLTHVQVEYADTLDTAIKQMLSGLIFILIEGESEAIVIDVRSYPGRGPEEPDTERVVRGSRDGYTENIIENTALTRRRIRDERLRNEMLQVGRRSKTDICLSYIKGIADPDLVEIVRKELEAIDIDGLTMADKVVEEFVVKQGANPFPMVRYTERPDVASTHLLEGHVILFVDTSPSIIVFPATFFHHVQHAEEYRQAPIVGTFFRWVRFSGMIVALFILPLWLLMVVEPSLIPEQLHYIGPEEETNVPIFAQIVFAELGIELLRMAAIHTPSPLATALGLVAALLIGEIAIEVGLLVPEVILYVAFAAIGMFATPSYEMAIALKILRLAVLVAVILFKVPGFVIATTVFFILLARTKPLNAPYLWPFLPFYPKAFWDILIRQPIPLKRRRPSIVKPKDPIKQS, encoded by the coding sequence TTGAGTCGTGAGGGATTGGATGAAACTAAAATTGATCATCCATTTGTAACAGATATTCATGAAAATGAGCGTCGGATAATAGAACGAGTGGGTATTGGTGAAAGCTTTGACGTAGGAATTAGAAAGATTCATGTACTCGATAAAGAAGTTCAATTTTACTTTGTTAATGGTCTTTGTGACATTGAATATATAATCGAGTTGTTAAAAGAGCTCATGTTTTTAGACGCTACTGAAAGAAAGCGAACTAAAGTAAGGGAACAGATTGAGAATCGCTTAACTCACGTACAAGTTGAATATGCCGATACACTAGATACAGCTATTAAACAAATGCTCTCAGGGCTTATATTTATTCTCATTGAAGGTGAATCAGAAGCTATTGTCATCGATGTGCGAAGCTATCCTGGACGTGGACCTGAAGAACCGGATACAGAGCGAGTTGTTCGAGGGAGCCGTGATGGATATACGGAGAACATTATCGAGAACACAGCGTTAACTAGACGACGTATTAGAGATGAAAGATTACGTAATGAAATGCTTCAAGTTGGAAGAAGATCAAAGACAGATATTTGTTTATCGTATATTAAGGGGATTGCTGACCCAGACCTTGTGGAAATTGTTCGAAAAGAATTAGAAGCGATTGATATAGATGGATTAACGATGGCAGACAAAGTGGTTGAAGAGTTTGTCGTAAAACAAGGAGCTAATCCTTTTCCAATGGTTCGTTATACAGAGAGACCAGATGTAGCTTCTACCCATTTATTGGAAGGACATGTTATTTTATTTGTGGATACATCCCCAAGTATCATCGTGTTTCCAGCTACTTTTTTCCATCATGTACAACATGCAGAAGAATATCGCCAAGCCCCGATTGTAGGCACTTTCTTTCGGTGGGTACGGTTTTCAGGTATGATAGTTGCCTTGTTTATTTTGCCATTATGGTTATTAATGGTAGTAGAACCTTCACTCATTCCTGAGCAATTGCATTACATTGGACCTGAAGAAGAAACGAATGTTCCTATTTTTGCTCAAATAGTGTTTGCCGAATTAGGAATTGAATTATTAAGAATGGCGGCGATACATACGCCTTCCCCTTTAGCGACAGCACTCGGGTTAGTAGCAGCTTTACTTATTGGTGAAATAGCTATTGAGGTAGGTTTGTTAGTACCAGAAGTTATTTTATATGTAGCCTTTGCAGCCATAGGCATGTTCGCAACACCAAGTTATGAAATGGCGATTGCATTAAAAATATTAAGGTTAGCCGTCCTCGTAGCTGTAATACTGTTTAAAGTGCCTGGTTTTGTTATTGCCACAACAGTCTTTTTCATTCTTTTAGCTCGAACGAAACCTTTAAATGCACCCTATTTGTGGCCGTTTTTACCCTTTTATCCGAAAGCATTTTGGGATATTTTAATTCGTCAACCAATTCCATTAAAGCGACGTAGACCTAGTATCGTTAAACCAAAAGATCCGATTAAACAAAGCTAA
- the lysA gene encoding diaminopimelate decarboxylase: MGLYGTSYINDHGHLSIGGVDVTELAESYGTPLYIYDVKDIRDRALAFKEAFEHQRVDYQVAYASKAFSCIAMIELAEELGLSLDVCSGGELFTAMEAGFPAERIHFHGNNKTPDELEMALKEGIGCIVVDNFTELSWLNAMTESMKTPMKVLIRITPGVEAHTHEYISTGQEDSKFGFDLNSGQAKKAIKMLLNHEYLYLQGVHSHIGSQIFRAEGFEEAVKEIYLSIAQWHQEMGYYPDVLNVGGGFGIRYGENDHPLPLHAYVDKMVEAAKREAAKLRMPVPEIWVEPGRALVGEAGTTLYRIGARKDIPDVRTYLSVDGGMTDNIRPALYQAEYEAVLANKARGEKTELVSIAGKCCESGDMLIWDVKLPPAVQGDILAVSSTGAYGYAMANNYNRILRPAVVFVEDGEHTCVIERETFSDLVRHERSYRHRCQLKAADK, from the coding sequence GTGGGTTTATACGGTACGAGCTATATTAATGACCATGGACATTTATCGATAGGCGGTGTCGACGTAACTGAATTAGCGGAATCTTACGGCACTCCGCTATATATATATGATGTAAAAGACATTCGTGATCGGGCGCTGGCTTTTAAAGAAGCTTTTGAGCATCAACGTGTAGATTATCAAGTTGCTTATGCAAGTAAGGCATTTAGTTGCATCGCTATGATAGAATTAGCTGAAGAACTGGGTTTAAGCTTGGATGTCTGTTCAGGTGGGGAGTTGTTCACCGCCATGGAGGCAGGCTTTCCAGCCGAAAGAATTCATTTTCACGGTAATAATAAAACGCCCGATGAGCTGGAAATGGCTTTAAAAGAGGGAATAGGGTGTATTGTAGTTGACAACTTTACAGAGCTTTCTTGGTTAAACGCTATGACTGAATCTATGAAAACACCGATGAAAGTTCTTATTCGCATTACTCCGGGTGTAGAGGCACACACACACGAATATATCTCAACAGGACAAGAAGATTCTAAATTTGGATTTGACCTGAATAGTGGCCAGGCTAAAAAAGCGATTAAAATGTTACTTAACCATGAGTATCTCTACTTACAAGGTGTCCATTCACATATTGGGTCACAAATTTTTCGAGCAGAAGGCTTTGAAGAAGCAGTTAAAGAAATTTACTTGTCTATTGCCCAGTGGCATCAGGAAATGGGCTACTACCCAGACGTGTTAAATGTAGGTGGGGGCTTTGGCATTCGATATGGCGAGAACGACCATCCGTTACCTTTACATGCCTATGTTGACAAAATGGTGGAAGCAGCCAAAAGGGAGGCTGCTAAACTGAGAATGCCAGTTCCTGAAATTTGGGTTGAGCCAGGTCGAGCACTAGTAGGGGAAGCTGGTACGACATTATACCGTATAGGGGCAAGGAAAGATATCCCGGATGTGCGAACCTATTTATCAGTAGACGGGGGCATGACTGATAATATTCGTCCAGCATTATATCAGGCAGAATATGAAGCTGTTTTAGCGAATAAAGCAAGGGGTGAAAAAACCGAGCTTGTATCTATTGCGGGAAAATGCTGTGAAAGTGGTGACATGCTTATTTGGGATGTTAAATTACCACCAGCTGTTCAGGGGGATATTCTGGCAGTTTCCTCTACTGGTGCCTATGGGTATGCTATGGCTAATAATTATAACCGGATTCTTCGCCCTGCCGTTGTTTTTGTGGAAGATGGTGAACATACGTGCGTTATTGAGAGAGAAACATTTAGCGATTTAGTACGCCACGAGCGCTCTTATCGCCATCGCTGTCAACTTAAAGCTGCTGATAAATAA
- a CDS encoding peptidylprolyl isomerase, with protein MKKGEIVFETGEKVVIEFFPDEAPGTVANFEKLANEGFYNGLNFHRVIPGFVAQGGCPHGTGTGGPGYAIKCETEGNPHKHEKGSLSMAHAGKDTGGSQFFLVFDPQPHLDGVHTVFGKVIEGIDVVDRIKQGDVMQQVTVYDA; from the coding sequence ATGAAAAAAGGCGAGATTGTATTTGAAACAGGAGAAAAAGTTGTCATTGAATTCTTTCCGGATGAAGCACCGGGAACAGTGGCTAACTTCGAAAAATTAGCAAATGAAGGGTTTTACAATGGATTGAATTTCCATCGTGTTATTCCTGGCTTTGTAGCTCAAGGCGGTTGTCCTCATGGTACAGGCACAGGCGGACCGGGTTATGCGATAAAATGTGAAACAGAAGGTAATCCCCATAAACATGAAAAAGGAAGCTTATCAATGGCCCATGCAGGTAAAGATACAGGGGGGAGCCAATTCTTTCTCGTATTTGATCCTCAGCCCCACCTGGATGGCGTGCATACAGTATTCGGTAAAGTTATTGAGGGTATTGATGTTGTGGATCGTATTAAGCAAGGTGACGTCATGCAACAAGTCACTGTTTATGATGCCTAG
- the ribD gene encoding bifunctional diaminohydroxyphosphoribosylaminopyrimidine deaminase/5-amino-6-(5-phosphoribosylamino)uracil reductase RibD: protein MDTDYMELAIQMAAKTKGQTVPNPVVGCVIVKDSEIVGLGAHLKAGDPHAERHALAMAGEKAKDAIMYVTLEPCSHYGKTPPCADAIIKAGIAKVFIASLDPNPKVSGKGIIKLKQAGIDVETGTHKAEADALNKEFFHFIRTSKPYVTLKTASSIDGKIATSSGESQWITGEDARKDSHRLRHENDAILVGVETIIQDNPMLTARLSKGGHHPIRIILDSTLRIPLTSHVVTNPQADTWIITTDRANEESKKALEQAGVTIFTVMGETIDIPELLTIIGKQQVSSLLVEGGGTVNDSFLRAGEFQCLIKYMAPLVIGGERARSSFSGKGFSNLSDVPRLELVNMELIGQDVKFVFHKREE, encoded by the coding sequence ATGGATACTGATTATATGGAATTAGCGATTCAAATGGCTGCAAAAACTAAAGGACAAACAGTGCCAAATCCTGTCGTAGGATGTGTAATTGTTAAGGATTCAGAAATTGTAGGTTTAGGGGCGCATTTAAAAGCAGGGGATCCTCACGCTGAAAGGCATGCTTTAGCGATGGCTGGTGAGAAAGCAAAAGACGCTATTATGTATGTCACCTTAGAACCTTGTTCTCATTATGGGAAAACACCTCCTTGCGCGGATGCAATCATTAAAGCAGGTATCGCTAAAGTTTTTATCGCTTCTTTAGACCCCAACCCAAAAGTTAGTGGGAAAGGAATAATTAAACTAAAACAAGCGGGTATTGACGTGGAAACGGGAACACATAAAGCGGAAGCTGACGCCTTAAATAAAGAATTTTTTCACTTTATTCGAACTTCCAAGCCATATGTGACCCTTAAAACGGCATCGAGTATTGATGGTAAGATCGCGACGAGTTCTGGTGAAAGTCAATGGATTACTGGCGAAGACGCAAGAAAAGACAGCCACCGGTTACGTCACGAAAACGACGCCATTTTAGTTGGTGTCGAAACGATTATTCAAGATAATCCGATGTTAACAGCGAGGTTAAGTAAAGGCGGTCATCATCCAATTCGCATCATACTTGACTCGACCTTGAGAATACCGCTTACGAGTCACGTTGTAACAAATCCACAAGCTGATACATGGATAATAACGACAGATAGAGCAAATGAAGAGAGTAAGAAAGCGCTCGAACAAGCAGGTGTCACCATTTTCACTGTGATGGGTGAGACAATAGACATTCCTGAGTTACTTACGATCATCGGTAAACAACAGGTTTCTTCCTTACTTGTGGAAGGGGGAGGCACTGTGAATGACAGCTTTTTACGGGCTGGAGAATTTCAATGTCTCATTAAATATATGGCTCCTTTGGTCATCGGTGGGGAACGAGCAAGATCTTCTTTTTCTGGAAAAGGCTTTTCGAATTTAAGTGATGTTCCACGTTTAGAGCTAGTCAATATGGAACTTATTGGGCAAGATGTTAAATTTGTGTTTCATAAAAGGGAGGAATAA
- the ribE gene encoding riboflavin synthase yields the protein MFTGIVEEKGKINRIKQAGDAIVMTIEAAKILTDVKEGDSIAVNGVCLTVTHFNDKLFTVDLMPETVRSTSLKDLQVTSSVNLERAMAANGRFGGHFVSGHVDGMGTIMSKRPEHNAVYYEIKISPELRKYMMMKGSICVDGTSLTIFGLSDDTVTVSLIPHTLEETVLGEKGPGDNVNIECDMLAKYIEGLLANRIKTMESPSNKITADFLKEHGFNS from the coding sequence TTGTTTACGGGCATCGTTGAAGAGAAAGGTAAAATAAACCGTATTAAGCAAGCAGGTGATGCGATCGTGATGACGATTGAAGCTGCAAAAATTCTAACAGACGTGAAGGAGGGAGACAGCATCGCGGTTAACGGCGTTTGCTTAACAGTGACACACTTTAATGACAAACTGTTCACTGTGGACCTCATGCCTGAAACTGTTAGAAGCACAAGCCTAAAAGATTTACAAGTGACGTCTTCCGTAAACCTAGAGCGTGCAATGGCCGCTAACGGCCGCTTTGGTGGTCATTTTGTTAGTGGACATGTGGACGGGATGGGAACGATTATGTCTAAACGACCGGAACATAATGCTGTTTATTATGAAATTAAAATATCACCAGAGTTACGAAAGTATATGATGATGAAAGGGAGCATATGTGTGGATGGCACTAGCTTAACAATATTTGGATTATCTGATGATACTGTAACAGTGTCACTTATACCCCACACACTAGAGGAAACAGTGTTAGGTGAAAAAGGCCCTGGTGACAATGTGAACATCGAATGCGATATGCTTGCTAAGTACATTGAAGGTCTGTTAGCCAATCGTATTAAAACAATGGAATCTCCATCTAATAAGATAACAGCAGATTTTTTAAAAGAACATGGATTTAATTCTTAA
- a CDS encoding bifunctional 3,4-dihydroxy-2-butanone-4-phosphate synthase/GTP cyclohydrolase II, translating into MKLFDPVEEAIYALAQGEVIIVCDDEDRENEGDFVALAEKTTPEVINFMITYGRGLVCAPITEERAKKLDLIPMVDRNSDPHGTAFTVSVDHKHTTTGISAPERSLTVKALIDENGKPADFQRPGHIFPLIAKDGGVLRRAGHTEAAVDLAKMCGAAPAGVICEIIKEDGTMARVPELRQLADEHQLKMITIKDMIQYRNRKDKLVQKEVEIKLPTDFGEFKAIGYSNIVDGKEHVAIVKGDIGGEKPTLVRVHSECLTGDVFGSHRCDCGPQLHAALSQIEEAGSGVLLYMRQEGRGIGLLNKMKAYKLQEEGYDTVEANEKLGFAPDLRDYGIGAQILRDLGIRKMKLLTNNPRKITGLKGYDLEVVDRVPLQLPHSASNEKYLRVKKDKLGHLLHF; encoded by the coding sequence ATGAAATTATTTGATCCCGTAGAAGAAGCAATATATGCTCTTGCTCAAGGTGAAGTTATCATTGTATGTGATGATGAGGATAGAGAGAATGAAGGAGATTTTGTCGCTCTTGCTGAAAAAACAACGCCAGAAGTGATTAATTTTATGATTACGTATGGAAGGGGGCTAGTATGCGCTCCTATAACAGAAGAACGGGCAAAAAAACTTGATTTAATCCCAATGGTTGACCGTAATTCTGATCCTCATGGGACAGCATTTACTGTCAGTGTTGATCATAAGCATACAACAACAGGAATCTCTGCACCAGAAAGATCGCTTACTGTTAAAGCGCTTATTGATGAAAATGGAAAACCAGCGGACTTCCAACGACCTGGCCATATATTCCCGTTGATTGCAAAGGATGGTGGTGTTTTACGACGCGCAGGCCATACTGAGGCTGCTGTCGATTTGGCTAAAATGTGTGGTGCAGCTCCAGCAGGTGTCATCTGTGAAATCATAAAAGAAGATGGTACAATGGCAAGAGTGCCAGAATTGCGTCAATTAGCCGATGAGCATCAACTAAAAATGATCACAATTAAAGATATGATTCAGTATCGGAATCGAAAAGATAAATTAGTGCAAAAAGAAGTGGAGATTAAATTACCGACAGACTTTGGAGAGTTTAAAGCAATTGGCTATTCAAATATCGTTGATGGCAAAGAACACGTAGCTATCGTGAAAGGTGACATCGGGGGAGAAAAACCGACACTAGTGCGCGTACACTCGGAATGTTTAACTGGAGATGTTTTTGGATCCCATCGCTGTGATTGCGGCCCCCAATTACATGCGGCATTAAGTCAAATCGAAGAAGCAGGTTCAGGTGTGCTGCTTTATATGCGCCAAGAGGGGCGTGGAATAGGGTTATTAAACAAGATGAAAGCTTATAAGCTTCAAGAGGAAGGCTATGATACGGTTGAAGCCAATGAGAAACTGGGCTTCGCACCGGATTTAAGAGACTATGGGATCGGCGCTCAAATTTTAAGGGATTTAGGCATTCGTAAAATGAAGTTATTAACGAACAACCCTCGTAAAATTACGGGATTGAAGGGGTATGACTTAGAGGTAGTGGACAGAGTGCCATTACAATTACCACATAGCGCTTCTAATGAAAAATATTTAAGAGTAAAAAAAGATAAATTAGGTCACTTATTACATTTTTAA
- the ribE gene encoding 6,7-dimethyl-8-ribityllumazine synthase, with protein MGHTYEGHLVGTGLKIGIVVGRFNEFITSKLLGGAEDALKRHGVASDDVDVAWVPGAFEIPLIAKRMADSGKYDAVITLGTVIRGSTPHFDYVCGEVSKGVASISLSSGIPVIFGVLTTDTIEQAIERAGTKAGNKGWEAATGAIEMANLTKNFNE; from the coding sequence ATGGGACATACGTATGAAGGACATTTAGTTGGGACAGGATTAAAAATAGGGATTGTTGTAGGAAGGTTTAATGAATTTATTACGAGCAAATTGTTAGGCGGAGCGGAAGATGCTTTAAAACGACATGGCGTAGCGAGTGATGATGTGGATGTAGCGTGGGTACCTGGCGCGTTTGAAATTCCGTTAATCGCGAAAAGAATGGCAGACTCAGGAAAATACGATGCTGTGATTACACTTGGTACCGTCATTCGAGGTTCGACACCTCATTTTGATTATGTATGTGGAGAAGTATCGAAAGGGGTAGCTTCTATCTCCTTATCATCAGGTATCCCGGTGATTTTTGGTGTGCTTACTACAGATACGATAGAACAAGCAATTGAAAGGGCGGGAACAAAAGCAGGAAATAAAGGATGGGAAGCTGCTACTGGAGCTATAGAAATGGCTAATTTAACTAAGAATTTTAATGAGTAG
- a CDS encoding GNAT family N-acetyltransferase — protein sequence MLIPYKKEYEKIAMGLLSFMPGEKRVRNIQKTLDTYRTSAEWKLYLWKHKDGSIIGVAGVEETKEGIYLHDITLNPSYRNEGVAKQMVDELEHLYKIPLKGTTVTQHFLEHCRKNGC from the coding sequence ATGCTCATACCTTATAAAAAGGAATATGAAAAAATTGCTATGGGGCTACTCTCATTTATGCCAGGTGAAAAACGGGTGCGGAATATTCAGAAAACGTTAGATACGTACCGAACTTCTGCGGAGTGGAAACTCTACTTATGGAAACATAAAGATGGCAGTATTATTGGTGTCGCTGGAGTAGAAGAAACAAAAGAAGGTATCTATTTGCATGATATAACGTTAAACCCTTCTTATCGTAATGAAGGGGTGGCAAAACAAATGGTAGATGAATTAGAGCATTTATATAAAATCCCTTTAAAAGGAACGACGGTGACACAACATTTTTTAGAGCATTGTCGAAAGAATGGGTGTTAA
- a CDS encoding DUF309 domain-containing protein has product MTLYPKEYIEYLVHFHGSRDYFECHEIMEEHWLKNDRHVTWLALIQLAVAVYHERQKNFSGSLRLYRKVLAHMRANKDLFHGLHIQHSDTEELIKSRIKTILHDGTYEPFNLPLSNSRLEAQCKEICRTYGWEWLSHDSVRAEDLVYKHKLRDRSDVIQARQHSLLKKKQEREEL; this is encoded by the coding sequence ATGACTTTATACCCGAAAGAATATATTGAGTATCTGGTTCACTTCCATGGCTCACGTGATTATTTCGAATGTCATGAGATAATGGAAGAACATTGGTTAAAGAATGACCGTCACGTCACATGGTTAGCGTTAATTCAGCTTGCTGTGGCGGTGTATCATGAAAGGCAAAAAAATTTTTCAGGGAGCCTTCGATTATATCGGAAAGTACTTGCACATATGCGAGCAAATAAAGATCTTTTCCACGGTCTCCATATTCAACATAGCGATACAGAAGAGTTAATTAAATCACGCATTAAGACGATCTTACATGATGGAACTTACGAACCGTTTAACCTCCCCTTGTCCAATAGTCGTCTCGAAGCCCAGTGCAAAGAAATATGTCGCACATACGGATGGGAATGGTTATCACATGATAGCGTGCGAGCGGAAGACCTCGTTTATAAACATAAATTGAGAGATCGCTCAGATGTGATTCAAGCTAGGCAGCACTCTTTATTAAAAAAGAAGCAAGAAAGGGAAGAGCTCTAA